In a genomic window of Gigantopelta aegis isolate Gae_Host chromosome 9, Gae_host_genome, whole genome shotgun sequence:
- the LOC121381744 gene encoding fibrinogen alpha-1 chain-like, which produces MKCRDGTWNRRYYTARVGMKCRDGTWNRRYYTARVGMKCRDGTWNRRYYTARVGMKCRDGTWNRRYYTARVGMKCRDGTWNRRYYTARVGMKCRDGTWNRRYYTARVGMKCRDGTWNRRYYTARVGMKCRDGTWNRRYYTARVGMKCRDGTWNRRYYTARVGMKCRDGTWNRRYYTARVGMKCRDGTWNRRYYTASVGMKSRDGTWNRRYYTARVGMKCRDGTWNRRYYTARVGMKCRDGTWNRRYYTARVGMKCRDGTWNRRYYTARVGMKCRDGTWNRRYYTARVGMKCRDGTWNRRYYTARVGMKCRDGTWNRRYYTASVGMKSRDGTWNRRYYTASVGMKSRDGTWYYTASVGMKSRDGTWNRRYYTASVGMKSRDGTWNRRYYTASVGMKSRDGTWNRRYYTASVGMKSRDGTWNRRYYTASVGMKSRDGTWNRRYYTASVGMKSRDGTWNRRYYTASLGMKSRDGTWNRRYYTASVGMKSRDGTWNRRYYTASVGMK; this is translated from the coding sequence ATGAAATGCAGAGATGGTACATGGAACCGCAGGTACTACACTGCTAGAGTAGGCATGAAATGCAGAGATGGTACATGGAACCGCAGGTACTACACTGCTAGAGTAGGCATGAAATGCAGAGATGGTACATGGAACCGCAGGTACTACACTGCTAGAGTAGGCATGAAATGCAGAGATGGTACATGGAACCGCAGGTACTACACTGCTAGAGTAGGCATGAAATGCAGAGATGGTACATGGAACCGCAGGTACTACACTGCTAGAGTAGGCATGAAATGCAGAGATGGTACATGGAACCGCAGGTACTACACTGCTAGAGTAGGCATGAAATGCAGAGATGGTACATGGAACCGCAGGTACTACACTGCTAGAGTAGGCATGAAATGCAGAGATGGTACATGGAACCGCAGGTACTACACTGCTAGAGTAGGCATGAAATGCAGAGATGGTACATGGAACCGCAGGTACTACACTGCTAGAGTAGGCATGAAATGCAGAGATGGTACATGGAACCGCAGGTACTACACTGCTAGAGTAGGCATGAAATGCAGAGATGGTACATGGAACCGCAGGTACTACACTGCTAGCGTAGGCATGAAATCCAGAGATGGTACATGGAACCGCAGGTACTACACTGCTAGAGTAGGCATGAAATGCAGAGATGGTACATGGAACCGCAGGTACTACACTGCTAGAGTAGGCATGAAATGCAGAGATGGTACATGGAACCGCAGGTACTACACTGCTAGAGTAGGCATGAAATGCAGAGATGGTACATGGAACCGCAGGTACTACACTGCTAGAGTAGGCATGAAATGCAGAGATGGTACATGGAACCGCAGGTACTACACTGCTAGAGTAGGCATGAAATGCAGAGATGGTACATGGAACCGCAGGTACTACACTGCTAGAGTAGGCATGAAATGCAGAGATGGTACATGGAACCGCAGGTACTACACTGCTAGCGTAGGCATGAAATCCAGAGATGGTACATGGAACCGCAGGTACTACACTGCTAGCGTAGGCATGAAATCCAGAGATGGTACATGGTACTACACTGCTAGCGTAGGCATGAAATCCAGAGATGGTACATGGAACCGCAGGTACTACACTGCTAGCGTAGGCATGAAATCCAGAGATGGTACATGGAACCGCAGGTACTACACTGCTAGCGTAGGCATGAAATCCAGAGATGGTACATGGAACCGCAGGTACTACACTGCTAGCGTAGGCATGAAATCCAGAGATGGTACATGGAACCGCAGGTACTACACTGCTAGCGTAGGCATGAAATCCAGAGATGGTACATGGAACCGCAGGTACTACACTGCTAGCGTAGGCATGAAATCCAGAGATGGTACATGGAACCGCAGGTACTACACTGCTAGCTTAGGCATGAAATCCAGAGATGGTACATGGAACCGCAGGTACTACACTGCTAGCGTAGGCATGAAATCCAGAGATGGTACATGGAACCGCAGGTACTACACTGCTAGCGTAGGCATGAAATGA